The Cotesia glomerata isolate CgM1 linkage group LG9, MPM_Cglom_v2.3, whole genome shotgun sequence region aaatcaaaaattacttcaattatttaattaaaaattcaattattttcaattatcaaGGAAAATTcatctataaattaaaaatcaaattatttcaattattaattaaaaattctattattttcaattatcaaagaaaatttaattatttgaattattagaatagaaattatttcaactattgattaaaaattcaattaacaaagaaaattaaattaataattataaatctaattatttcaattattagatcaaaatttaattattgcaattataaattaaaaattcaattatttacaataatcaaggaaaattaaattatttcaattgttagattaaaaattatttcaactattgattaaaaattcaattatcttcaattatcaaataaaattcaattattaattattaatctaattatttcaattataagatcaaaaattatttcaattattaattaaaaattcaattattttttaattattaaaaattaacttaccGCTTTAATATCATCCTGAGCAATAGGATCCATACTATATCGTTCCTGTCCTTGCAAATCAACATGCCTGCGCATTCTTAACTGTGAAAGCATCTCGCTAATTCTCCCTTTAAACTGGGTGGGTGCGCTAATTTGTGCATACATGGCCTCGAACCTCTTGGTCAAAACTTCCTCCTCAGGCTGCAAGCTGAGTCCAACCTTCCTGGTAATCTCCTGCTTGACCAGAACCTGAAGAACTCGGTGCTGAAGTTCCAGCAGCGAGCGCCTGTGTTCTTTCAGCCGAGCTTGAGTCGCGGTGTGCGCCCTCTGGAGTTCCTGGATCTCCTCGGCGACTAAATCTAAGAACGCGCGGTGCCGCGCAGTTTCCTCTTCCTGACACTTTAATCTGTGCTTGACTTGCTGGAACCCGATCATTGGAACTGGAATGTAGCGTTCCGGGTTCGGGTTGTCCAATTGGGCTTGCTTCCATAATCTGGGGTCGATTGAGCATGGCGGGTTGTCTAGGTACTCTTTTAAGGCAGCTGCGTCAAGCTTgacctgaaaatttttaattggtaattttataatctctAAATtggtaaggtaaaagaccccttTAGTGGccttttaattgattttgctatttatttaatcaatttaatcattaatttctattatgagtattttatttataatctttaAGACCTCTAGAACACAGAAATGTTCAATTTTCATTTCAGGGAAAatctttttagtaaaaaaaaaatttttcttttttaaccaAACTGAAACTCcaagcaaatttttaattttttaataattcggTTAAGATTggtcacatttttaaatatttttctcatatAATTATACTAGCCAATATCATTACAGATTTTTAATACTCTAtagaattacaaaattatttatttaccttttttaaaataaacattattaaaaaaaaaaaaaaaatgttaaaatcaaAAGCACTCTATCCTTTTTATATAGCAAATCTGTTTACGTTGATAAACGTTCTGTCTGATTGTccagttattaacaatctcaaTACGAGTCTTTTAAAAGTcatcaagaatatatttttgcttaaataattttaaattcaattattgttaattttataattctttttctaataaatgtctttgtaaataatactttagtgtttataatatattttttgaaaaattttacgcATACGAGTTAGATCCGTGACTAAAGGGGTCAGTAGTATGCCACTAATTGGGTCAGGGGATTATTGGCCCTGCCATTAATGGGGTCATTTGAATAATGgtaaatttggaaaaattaaaattttttaaattaattatgtaagTTTAAACATTAATGAAGGCattaagtacaaaaaaaaattaaatatttgtactttaactataataacaaaatcatTCTGTTAACCCCCTTccttataattaattgttttaattggTTGTAACTTAATAATTACCTGGGCAAACATATTATCAATCCCCATGTTATTAAGCTGCTGTTTCTGCATCGGCTGACTGAGGAACCCTACCAACTCATTAGCAGGAATTTTCCTACTGGATCCCGTGACTCCTTTCTCAGTGACATAAATAGTAACCTGAGTTTTATTCTCCCCAGTTCCTTTGACATTATCAACAGTAACTGTCAAGTTCGGCTTGTTCCCGAGAAGAGCACTAAGCGAGGTGACCAATTGCTGCTTAGAATCTTTGAGTTCCTGTtcctttttattaaaacaaagtCCCACAAGGCCATCATTATTATCAGTAACAGGCATACAGCTGTAGCCAATAGCTTTAAATCTGCAGAGAAGGTTCTCTTGATTGAGTTCCAGGGGCGGTTTATCAGCTGCGTAGAAAGCTTTGCCGGTTCCCCAGAGTGCCTGGATGAGGTTCCACCTGGCAATTGTATTATCCC contains the following coding sequences:
- the LOC123272296 gene encoding nucleoporin p54 isoform X2 encodes the protein MSFGTSFGAAASASQPSFNFGSQTTTVTPVKPSFGTPSFGFATPATTSQSLFGTPGSNFGSAAPTFGAPSTNFGTSTSGTTNTFTSTGSTFGFGTQNSTSFGAPVSSSFGTTSTFGSGVPTFGSAPSSSSFGFGNFGSNPPTTSSSLFGAFPSTSAPAFGSTFSSFAKPATTFAGFGTTGFGATTTTQSGFGTGTGLSFGTGTGTGTLGFGQQPAPQASASEALYNAVFNCQLFNDERDNTIARWNLIQALWGTGKAFYAADKPPLELNQENLLCRFKAIGYSCMPVTDNNDGLVGLCFNKKEQELKDSKQQLVTSLSALLGNKPNLTVTVDNVKGTGENKTQVTIYVTEKGVTGSSRKIPANELVGFLSQPMQKQQLNNMGIDNMFAQVKLDAAALKEYLDNPPCSIDPRLWKQAQLDNPNPERYIPVPMIGFQQVKHRLKCQEEETARHRAFLDLVAEEIQELQRAHTATQARLKEHRRSLLELQHRVLQVLVKQEITRKVGLSLQPEEEVLTKRFEAMYAQISAPTQFKGRISEMLSQLRMRRHVDLQGQERYSMDPIAQDDIKAYLSLEQQGMAQLIDTITTDLESLKVIKDGMVDLLTGNTA
- the LOC123272296 gene encoding nucleoporin p54 isoform X1, coding for MSFGTSFGAAASASQPSFNFGSQTTTVTPVKPTGFGTPSFGFATPATTSQSLFGTPGSNFGSAAPTFGAPSTNFGTSTSGTTNTFTSTGSTFGFGTQNSTSFGAPVSSSFGTTSTFGSGVPTFGSAPSSSSFGFGNFGSNPPTTSSSLFGAFPSTSAPAFGSTFSSFAKPATTFAGFGTTGFGATTTTQSGFGTGTGLSFGTGTGTGTLGFGQQPAPQASASEALYNAVFNCQLFNDERDNTIARWNLIQALWGTGKAFYAADKPPLELNQENLLCRFKAIGYSCMPVTDNNDGLVGLCFNKKEQELKDSKQQLVTSLSALLGNKPNLTVTVDNVKGTGENKTQVTIYVTEKGVTGSSRKIPANELVGFLSQPMQKQQLNNMGIDNMFAQVKLDAAALKEYLDNPPCSIDPRLWKQAQLDNPNPERYIPVPMIGFQQVKHRLKCQEEETARHRAFLDLVAEEIQELQRAHTATQARLKEHRRSLLELQHRVLQVLVKQEITRKVGLSLQPEEEVLTKRFEAMYAQISAPTQFKGRISEMLSQLRMRRHVDLQGQERYSMDPIAQDDIKAYLSLEQQGMAQLIDTITTDLESLKVIKDGMVDLLTGNTA